The Saccopteryx leptura isolate mSacLep1 chromosome 2, mSacLep1_pri_phased_curated, whole genome shotgun sequence genome has a window encoding:
- the S100A16 gene encoding protein S100-A16, translated as MADSYTELEKAVVVLVETFYKYVSKHSLVKNKISKSSFRKMLQKELNHMLTDTGNRKAADKLIQNLDANHDGRISFDEYWTLIGGITSPIANLIREQEQQSSS; from the exons ATGGCAGACTCCTACACAGAGCTGGAGAAGGCGGTTGTGGTTCTGGTGGAAACCTTCTACAAATACGTGTCTAAGCACAGCCTGGTCAAGAACAAGATCAGCAAGAGTAGCTTCCGAAAGATGCTCCAGAAAGAGCTCAACCACATGCTGACG GACACGGGGAACCGAAAGGCTGCTGACAAGCTCATCCAGAACCTGGACGCCAACCATGATGGACGCATCAGCTTTGATGAGTACTGGACCTTGATAGGAGGCATCACCAGCCCCATCGCCAACCTCATCCGCGAGCAggagcagcagagcagcagcTAA